The following are encoded together in the Penicillium digitatum chromosome 3, complete sequence genome:
- a CDS encoding Major facilitator superfamily domain, general substrate transporter, whose translation MDPLGVLAFIPAIVSLLLCLQWGGTKYSWSNPRIIALFILFGVFGFTWCIIQIWKQDDATVPPRLLKNRNVLGAVIHATFLGGSFFVPGFYLPIWFQAVKEDSASESGINNLPMVVTMILFSALGGLLVNVVGYYAPLMFVGSAFLSIGSGLCATFKVNSGQPQWIGYQVILGIGAGLGFQQSINAIQTVLPLQDIPIGIAIITFAQSLSGATFISIAQTVFENRLVASITANTPNLNPDALIKVGVANLSQHVPKGVLPFVLYAYNIAVIQTFYVSVAAALLSFVGAGLVQWKSMKRRQKNDGAAA comes from the exons ATGGATCCCCTTGGTGTGCTTGCATTCATCCCGGCGATCGTCTCACTTCTACTATGCCTCCAGTGGGGCGGCACCAAATACAGCTGGAGCAACCCTCGAATAATTGCTCTATTTATTCTGTTTGGGGTATTCGGTTTTACATGGTGCATTATCCAGATCTGGAAGCAGGACGACGCTACAGTACCGCCCCGTTTGCTCAAGAATCGAAACGTGCTTGGCGCAGTAATTCACGCCACATTCCTAGGAGGCTCCTTTTTTGTCCCTGGATTTTAT CTTCCTATCTGGTTTCAAGCAGTAAAGGAAGATTCTGCATCAGAATCTGGAATCAACAATCTACCGATGGTGGTGACTatgattttgttttctgCTTTAGGGGGGCTGCTGGTAAATGTCGTTGGATACTATGCGCCACTCATGTTCGTTGGCAGTGCCTTTCTCTCGATTGGCTCGGGACTGTGTGCAACTTTCAAAGTAAACAGCGGACAACCGCAGTGGATCGGATACCAAGTCATTCTTGGAATCGGAGCAGGACTTGGCTTCCAGCAATCCATCAACGCAATTCAGACGGTACTGCCATTACAAGACATACCGATTGGAATTGCTATCATCACATTTGCACAGAGCCTCAGTGGCGCAACGTTTATTTCGATTGCCCAAACCGTTTTTGAGAATCGCCTTGTGGCCAGCATAACGGCCAATACTCCCAATCTCAACCCAGACGCATTAATAAAAGTCGGAGTTGCAAATCTATCCCAACACGTGCCTAAAGGTGTTCTGCCTTTCGTCTTATACGCCTATAATATTGCCGTCATTCAGACCTTCTACGTGTCTGTTGCTGCCGCACTACTCTCATTTGTTGGCGCTGGACTTGTCCAATGGAAGTCCATGAAAAGACGACAGAAAAATGACGGCGCAGCAGCTTGA